CATCTGTGAAATAGAGCCTATCATATCCAGTCTTCCTTGCCTTTAGGTTTGAGTTACCTTCTTTGGTCAAGGTAAGTAAATGCCTATGATGTTTGGCTGTGCACAAGATAAAGCTACAACAAAGCTACAACCCATCTTTTCTCTGTAGAAGACTGCAAAAAGCTAAAGAGATCCAGGCAAAAATCTCAGAATGACTTTTGGAACAGAGAGCCTCCCCAGAATCAGAAGTCAAAGGAATTTAAAACATAGGGAGGCCCAGGGTCTCTACTGACATAAAGGAAAGCTGTTTTCCTTATAGgtttacttttacattttctctctctttgcattCCCACTTGCATCTCCACCTTTACACAGGGCTTATGGGACCTCCTCCACAAAAGAGCAGTTGCAGTAACCCACATCATCCTCCATGACTGGCTGTCCATCAAGAGGCGAAAAGCAGCCCTATATAGGTTCTATCCTTGGATAGTTCCAGTTGTAAAGTTTAAAATATGCAAAGGCAACTTGGAAAAGCAAGCGGCTGCATACAAAGCAAACGTTTGCAGAGCTCTGGACAAAATTGAGCGCCTATGTGTACATGGCAAGTGTTTTTAGTGTTTGTGTGTTTACCTGCTTGTCTGGGTGATTTTGCCTTTGAAAGTCTGGATGAGAAATGCATGGTTAAAGGCAATTCCAGAcaggaagaaaggcagagaagAGGGTAGAAATGACCTCTGATTCTTGGGGCTGAGGGTTCCTAGAGCAAATGGCACAATGCCACGAGGCCCGATCTATCCCTATGACGGAATCTAAGGTTTCAGCAAGTATCTGCTGGCTTGGTCATGGCTTGCTCCTCAGTTTGTAGGAGACTCTCCCACTCTCCCATCTGCGCGCTCTTATCAGTCCTGAAAATAACCCCTGGCAGCCATTAGGAGCAGGTACTCCTATcgtccttttcctccctccctcgccTCCACCCCGTTGGTTTTTTAGATTGGGCGTTGGAACCAAATTTGGTGAGTGCCGGCCTCCAGGAAATCTGGAGCCCTGGCGCCTAAACCTTGGTTTAGGAAAGCAGGAGCTATTCAAGAAGCAGGGGTCCTCCAGGGCTAGAGCTAGCCTCTCCTGCCCTCGCCCACGCTGCGCCAGCACTTGTTTCTCCAAAGCCACTAGGCAGGCGTTAGCGCgcggtgaggggaggggagaaaaggaaaggggaggggagggaaaaggaggtGGGAAGGCAAGGAGGCCGGCCCGGCGGGGGCGGGACCCGACTCGCAAACTGTTGCATTTGCTCTCCACCTCCCAGTGCCCCCTCCGAGATCCCGGGGAGCCAGCTTGCTGGGAGAGCGGGACGGTCCGGAGCAAGCCCAGAGGCAGAGGAGGCGACAGAGGGAAAAAGGGCCGAGCTAGCCGCTCCAGTGCTGTACAGGAGCCGAAGGGACGCACCACGCCAGCCCCAGCCCGGCTCCAGCGACAGCCAACGCCTCTTGCAGCGCGGCGGCTTCGAAGCCGCCGCCCGGAGCTGCCCTTTCCTCTTCGGTGAAGTTTTTAAAAGCTGCTAAAGACTCGGAGGAAGCAAGGAAAGTGCCTGGTAGGACTGACGGCTGCCTTTGtcctcctcctctccaccccgcctccccccaccctgCCTTCCCCCCTCCCCGTCTTCTCTCCCGCAGCTGCCTCAGTCGGCTACTCTCCGCCAACCCCCCTCAccacccttctccccaccccacccccgcccccgtcGGCCCAGCGCTGCCAGCCCGAGTTTGCAGAGAGGTAACTCCCTTTGGCTGCGAGCGGGCGAGCTAGCTGCACATTGCAAAGAAGGCTCTTAGGAGCCAGGCGACTGGGGAGCGGCTTCAGCACTGCAGCCACGACCCGCCTGGTTAAGGCTGCACGCGGAGAGAACCCTCTGTTTCCCCCCACTCTctctccacctcctcctgcctTCCCCACCCCGAGTGCGGAGCCAGAGATCAAAAGATGAAAAGGCAGTCAGGGCTTCAgtagccaaaaaacaaaacaaacaaaaacaaaaaagccgaaataaaagaaaaagataataactCAGTTCTTATTTGCACCTACTTCAGTGGACACTGAATTTGGAAGGTGgaggattttgttttttcttttaagatttggGCATCTTTTGAATCTACCCTTCAAGTATTAAGAGACAGACTGTGAGCCTAGCAGGGCAGATCTTGTCCACCGTGTGTCTTCTTCTGCACGAGACTTTGAGGCTGTCAGAGCGCTTTTTGCGTGGTTGCTCCCGCAAGTTTCCTTCTCTGGAGCTTCCCGCAGGTGGGCAGCTAGCTGCAGCGACTACCGCATCATCACAGCCTGTTGAACTCTTCTGAGCAAGAGAAGGGGAGGCGGGGTAAGGGAAGTAGGTGGAAGATTCAGCGAAGCTCAAGGATGGAGGTGCAGTTAGGGCTGGGGAGGGTCTACCCTCGGCCGCCGTCCAAGACCTACCGAGGAGCTTTCCAGAATCTGTTCCAGAGCGTGCGCGAAGTGATCCAGAACCCGGGCCCCAGGCACCCAGAGGCCGCGAGCGCAGCACCTCCCGGCGCCAgtttgcagcagcagcagcagcagcagcagcagcagcagcagcaagagacTAGccccaggcagcagcagcagcagggtgAGAATGGTTCTCCCCAAGCCCATCGTAGAGGCCCCACAGGCTACTTGGTCCTGGATGAGGAACAGCAGCCTTCACAGCCGCAGTCGGCCCCGGAGTGCCACCCCGAGAGAGGTTGCGTCCCAGAGCCTGGAGCCGCCGTGGCCGCCAGCAAGGGGCTGCCGCAGCAGCTGCCAGCACCTCCGGACGAGAATGACTCAGCTGCCCCATCCACGTTGTCCCTGCTGGGCCCCACTTTCCCCGGCTTAAGCAGCTGCTCTGCCGACCTTAAAGACATCCTGAGCGAGGCCAGCACCATGCAACTCCTTCAGCAACCGCAGCAGGAAGCAGTATCCGAAGGCAGCAGCAGCGGGAGAGCGAGGGAGGCCTCGGGGGCTCCCACTTCCTCCAAGGACAATTACTTAGGGGGCACTTCGACCATTTCTGACAGCGCCAAGGAGTTGTGTAAGGCAGTGTCGGTGTCCATGGGCCTGGGTGTGGAGGCGTTGGAGCATCTGAGTCCAGGGGAACAGCTTCGGGGGGATTGCATGTACGCCCCACTTTTGGGAGTTCCACCCGCTGTGCGTCCCACTCCTTGTGCCCCATTGGCCGAATGCAAAGGTTCTCTGCTAGACGACAGCGCAGGCAAGAGCACTGAAGATACTGCTGAGTATTCCCCTTTCAAGGGAGGTTACACCAAAGGGCTAGAAGGCGAGAGCCTAGGCTGCTCTGGCAGCGCTGCAGCAGGGAGCTCCGGGACACTTGAACTGCCGTCCACCCTGTCTCTCTACAAGTCCGGAGCACTGGACGAGGCAGCTGCGTACCAGAGTCGCGACTACTACAACTTTCCACTGGCTCTGGCCGGGCCGCCGCCCCCTCCGCCGCCTCCCCATCCCCACGCTCGCATCAAGCTGGAGAACCCGCTGGACTACGGCAGCGCCTGGGCGGCTGCGGCGGCGCAGTGCCGCTATGGGGACCTGGCGAGCCTGCATGGCGCGGGTGCAGCGGGACCCGGCTCTGGGTCACCCTCAGCCGCCGCTTCCTCATCCTGGCACACACTCTTCACAGCCGAAGAAGGCCAGTTGTATGGAccgtgtggtggtggtggtggtgggggcggcggcggcggcggtggcggcggcggcggcggcggcggcggcggcgaggcgGGAGCTGTAGCCCCCTACGGCTACACTCGGCCACCTCAGGGGCTGGCGGGCCAGGAAGGCGACTTCACCGCACCTGATGTGTGGTACCCTGGCGGCATGGTGAGCAGAGTGCCCTATCCCAGTCCCACTTGTGTCAAAAGCGAGATGGGCCCCTGGATGGATACCTACTCCGGACCTTACGGGGACATGCGGTAAGTTTTTCCTTCCAGAAATGTCGCCTTTCGGCCCAGGGCACAGAGTCGCTCTGTGTTCTCGGGTATCTAGCTGCTCCTACCTGCGCGAACACTCAGATTGCCCCTGGGAGAGCTCAGCAGGGTAAACCTCGAGCTCTCCCGTGGACTCCCGGCCTGCCAGAGGTTTAACCTGAGCTCTCCTAATTTCTGCTGCGTGCCCTGGGTGCTGATTCCTGCCCTACCATATTCTTCAACTCCCCCAACGGCCCCAAATTCTCACTACCTCCTGGTACTCGAGGTCCCAAACTGAAATCCTATTGTACGGGTCACCTTCAGAGATAAAGCTCCCAAGCCCTCcactcctcctttcctcctgtcCTCAAAGTCTGAGAACCTCGATCAGGAATTTGGGCAATTTCTCCTCTTCAGGTCTGTTAGGATTTCCCTTTCAGCCTGCGCAGATTAGAGTCAAAAAGACTGGCCCAAGAGCTTCTCAGCGGGTATCCTCCAGAGAGGTAAAGTGAAATTCTAGGTTAGGGAAAGAAAGTGGTCTCTGGGTGCTGAGGTCTGCTGTGTGAAGGGGTGAACTTCTTTCCCCGGAAGCAACTGGGAACTTGCTCCAGGGCTGGAGGTCAGTAGAGATAATCCAAACCGTCATGTTTAGAGTAGGCAGAGGGGCAACTTTCTTGGTAAAGGCTTCACAGGATTTGCACTCACAGTTTCTCAACGTTGGTTGACTATGTTGAAAGTAGTTGCTTGGGTCGGTTTTCTCTTGTAAAGTGTTAATTTTCTTTGTGGATTATAACAGATCCACAGCCCCCTACTTCAGGTTTGCATCAGATCTATAAAGAGGAGAATATTCTTTTAATGTACAATTTAATTAGGCTTGAGTCTGACTTACAAAAGtgttggaaaacatttttttgtaaagCATTTCCTGCTATTTCAGTGTGCTCCAAAATCTCCActggggagggaggagtgagGTTTTTTATTATATTCCTTCATTTTTAGGACATGTTTGCATTTTAGAATATGTGCTGTTAGCTCTAACAAATTGAATAAGAACTCTTAATGACCTATGAGCCATAATCTTACCCCAAAGTTTTAATTAGCATATGAGAAAAGTGGCAGGCAATTGCATCGTGCTTATTAAACATTATTCCTCACCGCAGttgttgagtttcttgtagaccaTGCTGAAGATTTTCTCCCCCAGCAAATTAAGATATTAGTTTATCTGGTGAGGGAGGACAGACTGAATTGGGGAATTAACTCCTCAGGTAGGCCAGGTGCTGATGTCCCTGTCGACTTTTGTCTTATTCTTTGTTTCTATGGCTGTTTTCTTTTACCTGTGACTTCTCCAAAATTTGTTTGCCTTAACATCTTTGTTTGGGGACTTAAATCCAGCAATTTGCCTTCTTTCACTGATGCTTTCCTTCTTACAAGGTAGATAGCACAGTGttagtaaagaaagaaagaggaggataGGATTTCACATTATTTCGTGGGCTGTTGAAGAAACAGCTTCTTACCAGGCTTTACATTCCATTAGGTGTTTAATGTTTGACTTACAAGATTTTCAAAGGGTTCATTTGATATTGTCAAAGTCTTTTCCAGTTAATTTAGACTCTTTATTTTTGTAATGGGTTTATGCTATGGGATAAAAAAAGCATTCTTCATTTTATAAGAACAGATTTACTTGGTagggttaatttttttctagggCTGTCACTAGAGGGTGGAGCCCCTCTTCTACTGTAAACTTTTCTTGGGGGAAAATGTCTAAGGTGCATTTTGACCTGTCATGATACTAAACCCAGACATTGGAACCTTCCATCTTCTGCATGCCTCCCCCACAACTTACTTACTTAACAGGGAAAAAACTGGTGGTTCCACATATTTGCTAAAAAATGTGTGCCTtcaaagacaaaaccaaaatttTTAGGGAATAACCATAGAGAGCAAAATTTACTCCCATCAGGTAGACAACGAGCTTGGTGATTTTATTTCAGGTCTTAATGAAAAAAAGCTTCCTTATGAGGAAGATTACCATATCTTGGTGCCTCCTTGACAGTCTGCTTAAATTAATGACATAAACTAATGAGAATTTAGCAGTTCCTGCAGAAagtacaagatttttttttttctggtttgtgaTTGCTGCACTGATTATGAGGAGTCTAGTTAAAGGGAAAACTGGTGTTCCTGTCTTGTGAGTTGACGAAGACTTTCCATTTCTAGGATATAGAAAATCCTTAAGTCAGTTTATTGAAAATTAATCAATTTAATCAGAATGCCATCAATTCCAATCCAAaagttgatattttctttttattgaaaattaatttaatcagaatacaatcaattccaatccaaaAGTtgatattttcttactttctctttttttccctcattttgtaGGGGTACAATTTGGTGAAAAGCAGGAGATTTCTTAAGCCAAAGCAAGAGTGTCTTCCCTCTCTGTGTTGCATGTATTATGTGCCATTTTTGAGCTAAAAATCTCAAAATTGGGCAGGCTTCCAATGACCTGTTGGGTTCCTCCCTTTACCattcatgtgtgtgtttatgcacaTAATTTTGTGGagggatttttttaaaccttAGTAACATCTGCACTCACTCTGTGTTCTTATACATTTACAATGTTTCTGCTGAGAGGAGGGGAGATGCAAAGGTGGTCTCTTTTACTTAATTTAGCATGTGGTttgaacagaaggaaaaataaaaagtgatggGGCTTGTGTGCAACCCTGATGATATTTTATGGAGctgtctgtcttctctctctgagATCAAACAGGACTACAACTTTGTTGATTGACCACTGGCTCCCTTGGCAGAAGTAAGGCTCCTTATATTCCAGCAAGCAGCACAATAATATGACAAAAATTTATTCTTGGGAGTTGGGTTCTAAGAGAGTGCATGCCAGAATTAGAGTTTGGGGTTTAGAGAAATTATCCAGAtgcaaaaagaacattttaatttttctcttggtAATTTGTTCTGGTCTCCATAGTAGGTAGTATTTTAGTAGTGCTTTGATATTGACAAGTCTTGCTCCCTTTCTCTattagatttttcaaaataaggcATTTTATTAATTCCtgtttccttctcctctctcctctcagtTATCAAGCATTTTTATGATTATCTTACAAGGAACAGTTTGTCTTGTAAAGCAGAATTTTCCTTTGAAACCAAGACAGATTATTTCTGCCCATAGGCTTCAAGAACCAATATTTTGGCAAGAAGCATCTTTTCTTTGTGGTCAGCAAATAGGTGGTAAGTTCTGTCTGGATCCCAACAATCAACACCTGAGGACCAAATAGCCACACTGGGTGGCACCCCATTTGGAAGTATACACAGGAAGTAGCCCTCTTGCTTGTTCACAGCTCAAGACAGCCAAAGATTAACACTGGTGAGAGATATTTTCGAAGAAGTTTGCAGGCTTCCAATTGCAGGGTCATTTTGGGGTGCTTTCTTGCCTGTACTAATTTTATCTCATCAAGCTTCCATTCTTTGAGCTGTAAACTTTGAAATAATGTATTGGATTTGCTGGTacgtttaattttctttgttaagTGTTTTCATTCCCATAGTAATTTTTCATCTAGTGtacatatatgcatttaaaacaaaaattctttgGTCTCCTTACACGTATATGCACTGTGGCTTGTACATGTACAAGCTACTTGGTGGGATTATGTGAATTGGAGTTAGAAATGTGGacaattttattatgattatttttaatggttataTCAAGATCACCAGTTTCATTCGGAACCTTGCATAAGCAGGGAGCAGAATGCGGACTGGGTGTGGCAAAGCAAGGGCTTATTTTATAGCCAAACCTGAAATCacaactctgaaaaataaaaaaaaaagcaaacaaaaaaatcaagttttGTGAGCTTGgtcagagaaggaaaaggaaatctctccCTACCCCCCACCTCtaccattttctctttgtctgCAGCTTCCTCAAGTGCTGCCTGTCCCCGATTTTCttttattccactcctttcatgtTTTTGACATTGAAATACAGACTCTTCTTTCCACTTCTCAGGGTATTTTTCTCATTACACCTGTGGCATGCTcctaaagaatttcttttttaaaaaaaatctgtagagtAGCAGATTAGATCAACCCCAGCATCTCTCCCTTAAGACTAGATGACATGAGGCGATTGCAAAATGAATAGCTGGGTTTTTTTTACCTTGAGGTTAAAGCCTGGTTCAACAGTTGCTGAGGGAGTTAACTAGATGGTTTGAGGACTTGGCAATTTCATAAAGTATTTTGTCTtatgctgtctctgtctctgtctctgtcttgatctctgtctctctctgtctactGTAATGTTGGCTACCTTCTCTCAGAGCCTGAGAGACAGCTTTGAGACCCTTCCCAGGTCTGTTCGGTTCAGACCTCAATAGCTGGATCACAAGCAGCACCTAATATGCATATGAGGGTGCGTGCTGCAAATGTCCGGCTGGACTAATCTGCTTAAGctacataaaaattaatcatttgaaaacaaagaaagatattAAAGAAATTATTCTACCTCCGACTTCCCCTATCAGCATTCCATCAAATTCTGGGATGTTAAATTCAGAGAAAGTTAACCTTATCTTAAACACAAAGTTGACTTTTAAACAAAATTGCTTATAAAGTTCTGTACAGTTACCAGCATTGGTTGCCCTTTGTCATACGGAAGAGAATTATGAAATCTCATATTTACATAGCATTCTTCCGAAAAAAAGACAGTGTTTTCCAGTTTATTCACTGCATTCGTGTGAGTTTGAGTAGGCCAGGAGGAGTGCTTAGTGATTACCCTTTTGCTAGGTAACAAAGTAGAAAGTTAGATTTTCTATGATGTTTGTTTACCACGTAGGGGAACCTCTCTAGAGCAATACTCCCAagctttttcttcttgaaatttcCCACCTGACAGATAATACTTTAGATTGTTGCTCTTAAGGACTTCTCTCAGTAGCTGCTACATAGAGATGATTGTCCATGAATTATTGCTTGCACACTCATAGGTGATGCTACCCCCTCTCTGTCATGGCAATTCTTGCTGCCAACCTGCAGGCCACACCAGGATTGAGGGCAGCTCATCTTgataaatttatagcattaaagtGCTGGGTCATTTGAGAATGTTGTCAATTTAGGTTACTTAGTacctaagttttattttttaaataacagcttcATTGAGATGTAATTTACAATCCATACAATTTGCTCATCTAAAGTGTACAGTTTCATGCTTTTTAgaatattcagagttgtgcaaccattattgcaatc
This genomic stretch from Pongo pygmaeus isolate AG05252 chromosome X, NHGRI_mPonPyg2-v2.0_pri, whole genome shotgun sequence harbors:
- the AR gene encoding androgen receptor isoform X1 — encoded protein: MEVQLGLGRVYPRPPSKTYRGAFQNLFQSVREVIQNPGPRHPEAASAAPPGASLQQQQQQQQQQQQQETSPRQQQQQGENGSPQAHRRGPTGYLVLDEEQQPSQPQSAPECHPERGCVPEPGAAVAASKGLPQQLPAPPDENDSAAPSTLSLLGPTFPGLSSCSADLKDILSEASTMQLLQQPQQEAVSEGSSSGRAREASGAPTSSKDNYLGGTSTISDSAKELCKAVSVSMGLGVEALEHLSPGEQLRGDCMYAPLLGVPPAVRPTPCAPLAECKGSLLDDSAGKSTEDTAEYSPFKGGYTKGLEGESLGCSGSAAAGSSGTLELPSTLSLYKSGALDEAAAYQSRDYYNFPLALAGPPPPPPPPHPHARIKLENPLDYGSAWAAAAAQCRYGDLASLHGAGAAGPGSGSPSAAASSSWHTLFTAEEGQLYGPCGGGGGGGGGGGGGGGGGGGGGGEAGAVAPYGYTRPPQGLAGQEGDFTAPDVWYPGGMVSRVPYPSPTCVKSEMGPWMDTYSGPYGDMRLETARDHVLPIDYYFPPQKTCLICGDEASGCHYGALTCGSCKVFFKRAAEGKQKYLCASRNDCTIDKFRRKNCPSCRLRKCYEAGMTLGARKLKKLGNLKLQEEGEASSTTSPTEETTQKLTVSHIEGYECQPIFLNVLEAIEPGVVCAGHDNNQPDSFAALLSSLNELGERQLVHVVKWAKALPGFRNLHVDDQMAVIQYSWMGLMVFAMGWRSFTNVNSRMLYFAPDLVFNEYRMHKSRMYSQCVRMRHLSQEFGWLQITPQEFLCMKALLLFSIIPVDGLKNQKFFDELRMNYIKELDRIIACKRKNPTSCSRRFYQLTKLLDSVQPIARELHQFTFDLLIKSHMVSVDFPEMMAEIISVQVPKILSGKVKPIYFHTQ
- the AR gene encoding androgen receptor isoform X2 → MEVQLGLGRVYPRPPSKTYRGAFQNLFQSVREVIQNPGPRHPEAASAAPPGASLQQQQQQQQQQQQQETSPRQQQQQGENGSPQAHRRGPTGYLVLDEEQQPSQPQSAPECHPERGCVPEPGAAVAASKGLPQQLPAPPDENDSAAPSTLSLLGPTFPGLSSCSADLKDILSEASTMQLLQQPQQEAVSEGSSSGRAREASGAPTSSKDNYLGGTSTISDSAKELCKAVSVSMGLGVEALEHLSPGEQLRGDCMYAPLLGVPPAVRPTPCAPLAECKGSLLDDSAGKSTEDTAEYSPFKGGYTKGLEGESLGCSGSAAAGSSGTLELPSTLSLYKSGALDEAAAYQSRDYYNFPLALAGPPPPPPPPHPHARIKLENPLDYGSAWAAAAAQCRYGDLASLHGAGAAGPGSGSPSAAASSSWHTLFTAEEGQLYGPCGGGGGGGGGGGGGGGGGGGGGGEAGAVAPYGYTRPPQGLAGQEGDFTAPDVWYPGGMVSRVPYPSPTCVKSEMGPWMDTYSGPYGDMRLETARDHVLPIDYYFPPQKTCLICGDEASGCHYGALTCGSCKVFFKRAAEGKQKYLCASRNDCTIDKFRRKNCPSCRLRKCYEAGMTLGEKFRVGNCKHLKMTRP